A stretch of Gemmatimonadaceae bacterium DNA encodes these proteins:
- a CDS encoding MFS transporter has translation MALSYPATAQTFDKVAWRLLPLLFVCYIVAFLDRVNVGFAKLQMAGAFQWSDATYGFGAGIFFIGYFMFEVPANLLLERVGARRWIARIMITWAMVSGGFAFLDVIPWGPLPALFGVERTAFSFYALRFLLGVAEAGFFPGIILYLTFWFPMARRAQTVSIFMTAIAVANVVGGPLSGWIMEHFDGRAGWGGWQWLFVLECLPSLIMGVVVFFRLPNGPQDARWLTDEEKRAIQVALELDRTARAETTTTRHTVRDTFRDWRVFVLAVVCFCGAVPLYGVNFWMPTIIQEFGIPKGDYLRVGLLSAIPWGCAGVAMVLIGKSSDRRNERRWHVAGTLICSATGMFLLAALKHQQVASMIGLTLVAIGVLGQMGCFWSLPTLFLRGSAAAAGIAFINSIGNLGGHFGPDLIGRLREATGGNTGAFLTVGAIAVVGAILTVIVAPRTPDAGERTSAG, from the coding sequence ATGGCCCTCTCCTACCCGGCCACCGCGCAGACCTTCGACAAGGTCGCCTGGCGGTTGCTGCCGCTGCTGTTCGTCTGCTACATCGTCGCGTTCCTGGACCGCGTGAACGTGGGCTTCGCCAAGCTGCAGATGGCGGGCGCGTTCCAGTGGTCGGATGCCACGTACGGGTTCGGCGCCGGCATCTTCTTCATCGGCTACTTCATGTTCGAGGTGCCGGCGAATCTGCTGCTCGAACGCGTCGGTGCGCGCCGGTGGATCGCGCGCATCATGATCACGTGGGCCATGGTGAGCGGCGGGTTTGCTTTTCTCGACGTGATCCCCTGGGGCCCGCTGCCGGCGCTCTTCGGCGTGGAGCGCACCGCGTTCAGCTTCTACGCCCTGCGCTTTCTGCTGGGTGTCGCGGAGGCCGGCTTCTTTCCGGGGATCATTCTCTACCTGACGTTCTGGTTCCCGATGGCGCGCCGCGCGCAAACGGTGTCGATCTTCATGACGGCCATCGCGGTCGCCAACGTGGTCGGCGGCCCGCTCAGCGGCTGGATCATGGAACACTTCGATGGGCGCGCCGGGTGGGGTGGGTGGCAGTGGTTGTTCGTGCTCGAATGTCTGCCGAGCCTGATCATGGGCGTCGTGGTCTTCTTCCGGCTGCCAAACGGACCGCAGGACGCGCGGTGGCTGACCGACGAGGAGAAGCGGGCGATTCAGGTGGCGCTCGAGCTCGATCGGACGGCGCGCGCCGAGACGACCACGACGCGGCACACCGTGCGCGACACCTTCCGCGACTGGCGCGTGTTCGTGCTGGCGGTGGTGTGCTTCTGCGGCGCCGTGCCGCTCTACGGCGTGAACTTCTGGATGCCCACCATCATCCAGGAATTCGGGATCCCCAAGGGCGACTACCTGCGCGTCGGTCTGCTGAGTGCGATTCCGTGGGGATGCGCCGGCGTGGCGATGGTGCTGATCGGCAAGAGCTCCGACCGGCGCAACGAACGCCGCTGGCATGTCGCCGGCACGCTGATCTGTTCGGCGACGGGGATGTTCCTGCTCGCGGCGCTCAAGCACCAGCAGGTGGCGAGCATGATCGGCCTGACGCTGGTGGCGATCGGCGTCCTCGGGCAGATGGGATGCTTCTGGTCGCTACCCACGCTCTTCCTGCGCGGCAGTGCCGCCGCCGCGGGTATCGCATTCATCAACAGCATCGGCAATCTCGGCGGCCACTTCGGCCCCGATCTGATCGGCCGGCTGCGCGAGGCGACGGGGGGCAACACCGGCGCCTTCCTGACCGTCGGCGCCATCGCGGTGGTGGGGGCGATCCTGACGGTCATCGTGGCGCCACGTACGCCTGACGCCGGCGAGCGCACGAGCGCGGGGTGA
- a CDS encoding amidohydrolase family protein: protein MTMRASVTTVLCASVLVSATAAAQTRIDTVDVVIENGTVYDGLGGAARRVAVGLRGDRIAFVGAVPRGAVVKQRLDATGFIVSPGFIDPHTHIYEGLPRVSEERRKNAAYLLQGVTTVTIGPDGRGPWDVARVLSEGEQLGLGTNAYATVGFGTVRTTVMKQSSAPATPAQVDSMRALITKAMREGAYGVGSGLFYDPQSFATTEEVIKVVSAAKPFGGVYDTHQRDESSYTIGLLNSVRETIRIGCESGLTANVGHIKTLGVDVWGKADSVLAIMDSARTSGCKVTGDQYPWTASGTGLSAALMPRWVQAGGRDSMMLRLADPALKAKTLVEMRDNLRRRGGDSTLLLVGGRQYVGQTLKQVALARNLPPAETALQLIIEGQDMSVASFNMSEPDIETFMKNPWVMTSSDGSGGHPRMYATYPRKIRNYVLDKPVITMQRMIQASSAQVAETYGIADRGVLRAGAFADVIVFDPKTIRAVATYVEPTKLSEGMVHVFVNGVAAVRDRALTGATAGRGLRRR from the coding sequence ATGACGATGCGCGCGTCGGTCACAACCGTGCTGTGTGCGAGCGTGCTGGTTTCGGCCACGGCCGCTGCGCAGACACGGATTGACACGGTGGATGTCGTGATTGAGAACGGCACCGTGTACGACGGCCTGGGCGGCGCCGCGCGTCGCGTGGCGGTGGGGCTCCGTGGCGATCGCATCGCTTTCGTAGGCGCCGTGCCACGCGGGGCGGTGGTGAAGCAACGCCTCGACGCGACGGGCTTCATCGTGAGCCCGGGGTTCATCGATCCGCACACGCACATCTACGAGGGGTTGCCACGCGTCAGTGAAGAGCGCCGCAAGAACGCGGCGTATCTCCTGCAGGGCGTCACGACGGTCACGATCGGGCCGGATGGCCGCGGCCCGTGGGATGTGGCGCGCGTGCTCAGCGAAGGCGAGCAGCTCGGACTGGGCACCAACGCCTATGCGACGGTGGGTTTCGGCACCGTGCGCACGACGGTGATGAAGCAGAGCTCCGCGCCGGCGACGCCGGCGCAGGTCGATTCGATGCGTGCGCTGATTACCAAGGCCATGCGCGAAGGGGCCTACGGCGTGGGTTCCGGGCTGTTCTACGATCCGCAGTCGTTCGCCACCACCGAGGAAGTCATCAAAGTCGTGAGCGCCGCCAAACCCTTTGGCGGCGTCTACGACACGCATCAGCGCGACGAAAGCAGCTACACGATCGGTCTGCTCAACTCCGTGCGGGAGACGATTCGCATCGGGTGCGAATCCGGGCTCACGGCCAATGTCGGGCACATCAAGACGCTCGGCGTGGATGTGTGGGGGAAGGCCGACAGCGTGCTGGCCATCATGGACTCCGCCCGCACCAGCGGCTGCAAAGTTACCGGCGATCAGTATCCCTGGACGGCGAGCGGAACCGGCCTGAGTGCCGCGCTCATGCCGCGCTGGGTGCAGGCCGGTGGCCGCGACAGCATGATGCTGCGCCTGGCGGATCCGGCGCTCAAGGCGAAGACGCTGGTGGAGATGCGCGACAACCTGCGCCGCCGCGGCGGCGACAGCACCCTGCTGCTCGTGGGTGGCCGTCAGTATGTGGGGCAGACACTCAAGCAGGTCGCCCTCGCGCGCAACCTGCCGCCGGCGGAAACGGCCCTGCAGCTCATCATCGAAGGGCAGGACATGAGTGTCGCCAGCTTCAACATGAGCGAACCGGACATCGAGACGTTCATGAAGAATCCATGGGTCATGACGAGCTCCGACGGCTCCGGTGGCCATCCGCGCATGTATGCCACGTACCCGCGGAAGATTCGCAACTACGTGCTCGACAAGCCGGTGATCACCATGCAACGCATGATCCAGGCGTCGAGCGCCCAGGTCGCCGAGACCTATGGTATTGCCGATCGCGGGGTGCTGCGCGCCGGCGCGTTCGCGGATGTGATCGTGTTCGATCCCAAGACGATCCGCGCCGTGGCGACCTATGTGGAGCCCACGAAGCTTTCCGAAGGCATGGTGCACGTCTTCGTGAACGGGGTCGCGGCGGTGCGCGATCGGGCGCTCACGGGGGCCACCGCGGGGCGCGGGCTTCGGCGGCGGTGA
- a CDS encoding ornithine cyclodeaminase family protein translates to MLPQLSAEQVHAALDWAPLADALARAFVAPPEAPTRHAHSMAAHDHLLLMPAWNADRIGIKLVTVIPDAPRHGGHTVDATYLLLDRQTGAPVALLDGEALTVRRTAVTSALAARYLARDDARTLLVVGTGRLAPWMARAHVALRPGLRRVLVWGRDITRAQHCVAELAEHGIEAEAVRDLATAVPTADIVSCATTSHEPIVRGEWLSEGTHLDLVGAYTPSMREVDDMAVARARIVVDTFDGALAEAGDLLQPLAARVITRADVLADLAAVVRGDVVVRRSRTEVTLFKSVGHALEDLAAASLAVSHAFVGG, encoded by the coding sequence ATGCTCCCGCAGCTCTCCGCCGAACAGGTCCACGCGGCGCTCGATTGGGCGCCGCTCGCCGACGCCCTGGCGCGCGCCTTCGTGGCGCCGCCCGAGGCCCCCACGCGTCATGCCCACAGCATGGCGGCGCACGATCACCTGTTGCTGATGCCGGCGTGGAACGCCGATCGCATCGGCATCAAGCTCGTCACCGTCATCCCCGACGCGCCGCGGCACGGGGGGCACACGGTAGATGCCACCTATCTCCTGCTCGATCGCCAGACGGGCGCGCCGGTGGCGCTGCTCGATGGTGAGGCGCTCACCGTGCGACGCACGGCGGTGACGTCGGCGCTGGCGGCGCGGTATCTGGCCCGCGACGATGCGCGCACGCTGCTGGTGGTGGGCACCGGTCGCCTCGCCCCGTGGATGGCGCGCGCCCATGTGGCGCTCCGCCCCGGCCTGCGCCGCGTGCTGGTGTGGGGGCGTGACATCACGCGGGCGCAGCATTGCGTGGCCGAGCTGGCCGAGCACGGGATCGAAGCGGAAGCGGTGCGGGATCTCGCCACGGCGGTGCCCACGGCGGATATCGTGAGCTGTGCGACCACCTCGCACGAACCGATCGTGCGCGGGGAGTGGCTCTCCGAGGGCACCCATCTGGATCTCGTGGGGGCGTACACGCCCAGCATGCGGGAAGTCGATGACATGGCGGTGGCGCGCGCGCGGATCGTCGTCGATACCTTCGACGGCGCGCTCGCCGAAGCGGGCGATCTGCTGCAACCGCTGGCGGCGCGCGTGATCACGCGGGCCGACGTGCTGGCCGATCTGGCGGCGGTCGTGCGGGGCGACGTCGTGGTGCGCCGCTCACGCACGGAGGTGACCTTGTTCAAGTCCGTCGGACATGCGCTGGAAGATCTGGCCGCGGCGTCGCTCGCGGTCTCTCACGCCTTCGTGGGGGGATGA
- a CDS encoding FAD-binding oxidoreductase, with protein MQVVIIGGGVMGAATAWFLAREHRAAVTVIERDASYTLASSARSACAIRQQFSTSVNIRISQESLAFYRSIGLRLAVGDEVPDIGLVEPGYLYLAATEEGAMVLRAQHELQASHQVHTALLTPSALAARYAWMHTDDVILGSLGLSTATSGEGWFDGYAAMQAFRKAAIAAGATFVEANATGFATDGERVTHVRLADGSTIAADAVVIAAGAWSRFIAAELGITLPVFGRKRDVFACEADVDISDAPLLIDPSGVWFRPEKARGQFLCGSPPRDRDPDDVSLDRVDHGLFEEHIWPILANRVPAFDRVKVHSSWAGYYEMNDFDHNGLVGRLTPWRNAYTASGFSGHGLQQAPAVGRGLAELIATGGYRSLDLTGLRFDRIAEDAPLLEQNVI; from the coding sequence ATGCAGGTAGTCATCATCGGCGGCGGCGTCATGGGCGCCGCGACCGCCTGGTTTCTTGCGCGGGAGCATCGCGCCGCCGTCACCGTCATCGAACGCGACGCGAGCTACACCCTCGCCTCGAGCGCCCGCTCGGCCTGCGCCATCCGGCAGCAGTTCTCGACGTCGGTCAACATCCGCATCTCCCAGGAGAGCCTCGCGTTCTACCGCTCGATCGGCCTGCGCCTGGCGGTGGGGGATGAGGTGCCCGATATCGGCCTCGTCGAACCAGGCTATCTCTATCTCGCCGCCACCGAAGAAGGGGCGATGGTGCTGCGGGCACAGCACGAGCTACAGGCGAGCCACCAGGTGCACACCGCCCTGCTCACCCCCAGCGCGCTCGCGGCGCGCTACGCGTGGATGCACACCGACGATGTGATTCTGGGCTCGCTCGGCCTCTCCACCGCCACCAGTGGCGAGGGATGGTTCGACGGCTACGCCGCCATGCAGGCGTTTCGGAAGGCGGCCATCGCCGCCGGCGCCACGTTTGTGGAGGCAAATGCGACCGGCTTTGCCACCGACGGCGAACGGGTCACGCACGTACGGCTCGCCGATGGGTCAACGATCGCCGCCGACGCGGTCGTCATCGCTGCCGGCGCCTGGTCGCGTTTCATCGCCGCCGAACTGGGCATCACCCTGCCCGTCTTTGGCCGCAAGCGCGACGTGTTTGCCTGCGAAGCCGATGTGGACATCAGCGACGCCCCGCTGCTCATCGACCCCAGCGGCGTGTGGTTCCGCCCGGAGAAGGCGCGCGGGCAATTCCTCTGCGGCTCACCGCCGCGGGATCGGGATCCGGATGATGTCTCGCTCGACCGCGTGGATCATGGCCTTTTCGAGGAGCACATCTGGCCGATTCTCGCCAACCGCGTCCCCGCGTTCGATCGGGTGAAGGTGCACAGCAGCTGGGCTGGCTACTACGAGATGAACGACTTCGACCACAACGGTCTCGTAGGGCGGCTCACGCCGTGGCGCAACGCGTATACGGCGAGCGGCTTCTCCGGTCACGGGCTCCAGCAAGCACCGGCGGTCGGTCGCGGACTCGCTGAGCTCATCGCGACGGGTGGCTATCGCTCGCTCGATCTGACGGGGCTGCGATTCGATCGCATTGCCGAGGACGCGCCGCTGCTCGAGCAGAACGTGATTTGA